From Xylanibacter oryzae DSM 17970, a single genomic window includes:
- a CDS encoding anthranilate synthase component I family protein, producing the protein MSKYKYTTVCRNILADLYTPVGVYMKVRDIYPQSALMESSDYHGGENSRSFIGINPIASVSINHGFGICTLPDGSTVRKEVNSQYRSDNVINDFIKCFDVSGEFSNLCGLYGYTAFNAVRYFENIAVKDTTMSKNDAPDMLYILYRDVIVFDHFNNKMTIITLLKDGEKEKEGLKCIHAIEKAMNKTNVKPFGFHPVGDTTSPITDDEHKANIRKGIKHCMRGDVFQIVLSRRFVQKYEGDDFKLYRALRSINPSPYLFYFDFGGFRIFGSSPETHCRIEGRKAYIDPIAGTTKRTGDPKADHIGAEYLRNDPKENAEHVMLVDLARNDLSRNCHNVKVDFYKDLQYYSHVIHLVSRVSGELDDKADPIKSFIDTFPAGTLSGAPKVRAMQLISEYEPHNRGAYGGCIGFIGLNGNLNQAITIRTFVSRNGELWFQAGGGIVAKSNEDYELQEVNNKLGALRRAILLAEDM; encoded by the coding sequence ATTTCTAAATACAAATATACGACTGTCTGTCGGAATATTCTGGCAGACTTATATACTCCTGTCGGAGTATACATGAAAGTGCGAGATATCTATCCCCAAAGTGCGCTAATGGAGAGTTCTGATTATCATGGTGGAGAGAATAGTCGTTCTTTTATAGGTATTAACCCTATAGCAAGTGTGTCTATCAATCATGGGTTCGGAATATGCACGCTGCCTGACGGGAGTACTGTCAGGAAAGAGGTTAATTCACAATATCGTTCGGATAATGTAATTAATGACTTTATCAAGTGTTTTGATGTTTCAGGTGAGTTCTCAAACTTATGTGGTTTATATGGTTATACAGCTTTCAATGCAGTACGATACTTCGAAAATATTGCAGTAAAAGACACAACAATGTCAAAGAATGATGCACCTGACATGTTATATATCCTTTATAGGGATGTTATCGTATTCGACCATTTCAACAATAAGATGACTATTATAACTCTTCTTAAAGATGGAGAAAAGGAAAAAGAAGGTCTAAAATGTATTCACGCCATAGAGAAAGCGATGAACAAGACGAATGTTAAACCTTTTGGTTTCCATCCTGTAGGTGATACTACATCTCCTATTACTGACGATGAACATAAGGCTAATATACGCAAGGGTATTAAGCATTGTATGAGAGGTGATGTCTTCCAGATTGTGTTGTCTAGAAGATTCGTCCAGAAATACGAAGGCGATGATTTCAAACTTTATCGTGCACTACGTAGTATAAACCCATCTCCTTATCTTTTCTACTTTGATTTCGGAGGTTTCAGAATCTTCGGTTCTTCTCCTGAAACACATTGCCGTATAGAAGGCAGAAAGGCTTATATTGATCCTATCGCAGGTACGACAAAAAGAACTGGTGATCCAAAAGCAGATCATATCGGTGCTGAATATCTGCGAAATGATCCTAAAGAGAACGCTGAACATGTGATGCTTGTAGACCTTGCACGTAATGATTTAAGCAGAAACTGCCATAACGTTAAAGTTGACTTTTATAAAGACTTGCAATATTACTCTCATGTTATACACCTCGTTAGTCGTGTAAGCGGTGAACTGGATGATAAAGCAGACCCTATAAAGTCTTTTATAGACACATTCCCTGCTGGTACTCTTTCAGGGGCACCTAAAGTAAGGGCTATGCAACTGATTAGTGAATATGAACCTCATAACCGAGGCGCTTATGGTGGATGTATAGGTTTTATAGGACTGAACGGTAATCTAAACCAAGCCATTACGATACGTACATTTGTAAGTCGTAACGGAGAACTTTGGTTTCAGGCTGGCGGCGGTATCGTTGCCAAAAGTAATGAAGATTATGAGCTGCAAGAAGTTAACAACAAATTAGGGGCTTTAAGGAGAGCTATTCTTCTAGCCGAAGATATGTAA
- a CDS encoding anthranilate synthase component II, producing MKIVIIDNYDSFTYNLSHLVKELGAEVTVYRNDQFDMSILEEFDKIILSPGPGIPSEAGLLLDVIKTYAGKKPILGVCLGHQAIGEFFGAQLKNLSDVFHGVATIGTQLGNDHIFDGLPERITMGRYHSWVVSKDNLPDCLEITAESDEGQIMGLRHKKYEIHGIQFHPESVLTPDGKKIVENFMNL from the coding sequence ATGAAAATAGTTATAATAGATAATTACGACTCATTCACATATAATTTGAGTCATCTTGTTAAGGAATTAGGTGCTGAAGTTACTGTATACCGAAATGATCAGTTTGATATGTCAATACTTGAAGAGTTTGATAAGATAATATTAAGTCCAGGTCCTGGCATTCCTTCAGAGGCCGGATTACTTCTGGATGTGATTAAGACGTATGCAGGCAAGAAGCCTATACTAGGTGTTTGTCTAGGGCATCAGGCTATAGGAGAATTTTTCGGAGCACAACTTAAAAATCTAAGTGATGTATTCCATGGTGTTGCTACAATCGGAACTCAATTAGGAAACGATCATATCTTTGATGGTCTACCGGAACGTATTACGATGGGGCGCTATCACTCTTGGGTGGTATCTAAGGATAATTTACCTGATTGCCTTGAGATAACTGCAGAAAGTGACGAAGGTCAGATTATGGGATTGAGACACAAAAAATATGAAATCCACGGAATACAATTTCATCCTGAAAGTGTACTGACACCTGATGGAAAGAAAATAGTAGAAAACTTTATGAATTTATAA
- a CDS encoding phosphoribosylanthranilate isomerase codes for MIIKVCGMRDSNNIRQVVDLGVDWIGFIFYPKSSRYVSMKSSSSGLLPDIAINYDCNKLSTHKCTVKKVGVFVDDTAQNIITRVVNYDLDIIQLHGSETPTLIRNLRSTLDPDIHPDIQFIKAISVKAPRDIDKYKLYEKDVDYFLFDTKCETIGGSGKHFDWEILKLYDGEKPFLLSGGIKPEDVEKIKLFNHPKCIGIDLNSNFEISPALKDIQSLSKFITEIKK; via the coding sequence ATGATAATAAAAGTATGTGGAATGCGCGATAGCAACAATATCAGACAGGTGGTAGATCTTGGGGTTGACTGGATTGGATTTATTTTCTATCCTAAATCAAGCAGATATGTCTCAATGAAGTCTTCTTCATCAGGACTATTACCTGACATTGCTATCAATTATGACTGCAATAAATTATCGACACACAAATGTACTGTAAAAAAGGTTGGTGTTTTTGTTGATGACACTGCCCAGAATATAATAACACGTGTAGTAAATTATGACTTAGACATCATACAACTTCATGGAAGCGAGACACCTACTCTGATACGCAACCTTAGAAGTACTCTTGATCCTGATATACATCCAGACATACAATTTATAAAAGCTATAAGTGTCAAAGCCCCGAGAGATATTGACAAATATAAGCTGTATGAAAAAGATGTAGACTATTTTTTATTCGATACTAAATGCGAAACTATAGGTGGTAGTGGCAAACACTTTGACTGGGAAATTCTGAAACTTTACGACGGTGAAAAACCATTCTTGCTAAGTGGTGGTATAAAACCAGAAGATGTGGAGAAAATAAAACTATTCAATCATCCAAAATGTATCGGAATAGATCTCAATTCCAATTTTGAAATATCACCGGCACTTAAAGATATACAATCTCTCAGTAAATTTATCACAGAAATTAAAAAATAA
- the trpC gene encoding indole-3-glycerol phosphate synthase TrpC: MKDVLEEIIAWKRIEVEKYKSEVSEHDIHMQVEKIINLDSPTVSMRKALIESSTGIISEFKRKSPSKGWIKEDGKPDIIPLSYQQYGASAISILTDEKYFGGKDEFIVEARKSGVNIPILYKNFIIDEYQIFQARLCGASAILLIAADLKISECKSLLYTAHQLGLEVLLEMHSESELDYAELEPDMYGINNRNLGTFITDIKNSFYLSSRLPKNTCKVSESGISDPDIVKELKLAGFNGFLIGENFMKTKNPGDALNDFITKIQN; encoded by the coding sequence ATGAAAGACGTTCTAGAAGAAATAATAGCGTGGAAACGTATAGAAGTTGAAAAATACAAGAGTGAGGTATCTGAACACGACATCCACATGCAAGTTGAAAAGATAATCAATTTAGACTCACCTACTGTATCTATGCGCAAAGCTCTTATTGAATCGTCTACAGGCATTATATCCGAATTTAAGCGCAAATCACCTTCTAAGGGATGGATTAAAGAAGATGGGAAACCTGATATTATTCCTCTAAGTTATCAGCAATATGGAGCATCGGCTATAAGTATTCTTACTGATGAAAAATACTTCGGGGGAAAGGATGAATTTATAGTTGAAGCGCGCAAATCAGGCGTAAATATTCCCATTCTATATAAGAACTTCATTATTGATGAATATCAGATTTTTCAAGCAAGGCTATGCGGCGCATCTGCCATACTACTTATAGCTGCTGATCTGAAAATATCAGAATGTAAATCATTACTATATACTGCTCACCAACTTGGATTGGAGGTTCTACTCGAGATGCATTCTGAAAGCGAACTGGATTATGCAGAACTAGAACCGGATATGTATGGTATTAATAACCGTAATCTTGGTACATTCATAACTGACATAAAAAATTCTTTTTATCTTTCATCACGACTTCCTAAGAATACATGCAAAGTTAGCGAAAGTGGCATAAGTGATCCTGACATTGTAAAAGAACTTAAGTTAGCTGGCTTTAATGGTTTTCTTATAGGAGAAAATTTTATGAAGACCAAAAATCCGGGTGATGCATTAAATGATTTTATCACCAAAATTCAGAATTAA
- the trpD gene encoding anthranilate phosphoribosyltransferase has product MKSILARVLSQDVLTREETKEIIFGITKNEYPSEQIVALLTGLQMRGITVDELLGFRDGILETGVPAVLDTPEYIDIVGTGGDQKNTFNISTCACFVVAGAGYKVAKHGNYAATSVSGASNVIEAHGVKFTSDIDKLNRSMNECNIVYLHAQLFARAMKFVGPIRKALEFPTCFNLLGPIVNPSQPKCQLLGVANLNQMRLYNAVYQKMGINYGIETSIDGYDEISLTGDFKVTTNNYEKLFKPSDIGLNIADAKDLEGGKTKEEAARIFDSVLENTSKIDHKEVVIANAAFAIQIMEPDKSIEECVAIAKESIESGAALKTLNKFIQLNS; this is encoded by the coding sequence ATGAAGTCTATTCTTGCACGTGTATTGAGCCAAGATGTTCTTACACGTGAGGAAACAAAAGAAATTATTTTTGGTATAACTAAGAACGAATATCCATCTGAACAGATTGTAGCCCTGCTTACAGGATTGCAGATGCGCGGCATCACTGTTGACGAACTGCTTGGTTTTAGAGACGGTATACTCGAAACTGGTGTTCCTGCTGTACTTGATACACCCGAATATATAGACATCGTCGGTACTGGTGGTGATCAGAAAAACACATTTAACATATCTACATGTGCTTGTTTCGTAGTCGCAGGTGCTGGATATAAAGTTGCTAAACATGGCAACTATGCAGCTACATCTGTTAGTGGCGCTTCTAATGTTATAGAAGCTCATGGGGTAAAGTTCACATCAGATATTGATAAGTTGAATCGTTCAATGAATGAATGCAACATTGTCTATCTGCATGCTCAATTGTTTGCACGGGCCATGAAATTTGTCGGTCCTATCCGTAAGGCTCTTGAATTTCCAACATGCTTCAATCTGCTTGGTCCTATAGTCAATCCATCACAGCCTAAATGCCAGTTATTGGGTGTTGCAAATCTAAACCAGATGCGCCTTTACAATGCTGTATATCAGAAAATGGGTATAAATTATGGTATTGAAACAAGTATCGACGGTTATGATGAAATTTCTCTTACTGGCGATTTTAAAGTGACTACCAATAATTACGAAAAGTTGTTCAAACCAAGCGACATTGGACTGAATATTGCTGATGCTAAAGATTTGGAAGGTGGTAAAACAAAAGAAGAGGCAGCTAGAATTTTTGATAGCGTGTTGGAAAACACATCTAAAATAGATCATAAAGAGGTGGTTATAGCTAATGCAGCTTTTGCTATACAAATTATGGAACCGGACAAGAGTATTGAAGAGTGTGTGGCTATTGCTAAAGAGAGCATAGAAAGCGGTGCAGCGCTGAAGACACTGAATAAATTCATTCAACTTAATTCATAA